One genomic region from Thermoplasmatales archaeon encodes:
- a CDS encoding GNAT family N-acetyltransferase, with protein MRPKFRLPRRYHWIKKSDTHYKIISGNQVMDDYSLGRFHQDSLGEDTLVCLKKVKGKPIAVIELTVHSGNTEGTRHDIEFYGNSLVVELLAVDRAYQGHGIGTEVMALAENIGRSFNAYRILLEAVEDKVYFYEQLGYTIKGGKYIDREWGQLVPMEKILTNDKFLDDQNA; from the coding sequence ATGCGGCCAAAATTTAGACTCCCAAGGAGATATCACTGGATCAAGAAAAGTGATACGCATTACAAGATAATTTCAGGAAATCAAGTTATGGATGATTATTCACTTGGAAGATTTCATCAGGATTCCTTGGGAGAAGATACACTTGTATGTCTCAAAAAGGTAAAAGGAAAACCTATTGCCGTAATTGAACTCACAGTTCACTCTGGTAACACAGAAGGTACTAGGCACGATATAGAATTCTACGGGAATAGTTTGGTAGTAGAACTACTTGCAGTGGATAGAGCTTATCAGGGACATGGGATTGGCACCGAAGTGATGGCTCTGGCGGAAAATATTGGTAGGTCATTTAATGCCTATAGGATATTATTGGAGGCTGTCGAGGATAAGGTCTACTTTTACGAGCAGCTAGGTTACACGATAAAAGGTGGAAAATATATAGATAGAGAATGGGGGCAGCTAGTACCAATGGAAAAAATTCTTACCAATGATAAATTTCTTGACGATCAAAACGCCTAA
- a CDS encoding helix-turn-helix domain-containing protein — MNRSVSEADITKRIWEEKNRARVIPRLIFIKLLCTGMGVIEASKDMGVVRRAGYQWLERWNKSGYEGLVPRFAGGRPSKLTGDQKKEMKESLEAKNLWYLNGIVVLIKTRFGVEYSERQVRRILKGFRMKHAKPYQVDY, encoded by the coding sequence GTGAATAGATCAGTCAGCGAAGCCGACATAACAAAACGAATATGGGAGGAGAAGAACAGAGCAAGAGTCATCCCAAGACTCATATTCATAAAGCTCCTTTGCACTGGAATGGGTGTTATTGAAGCGTCGAAGGATATGGGTGTTGTAAGAAGAGCTGGATACCAATGGCTCGAGAGATGGAATAAATCCGGTTACGAAGGACTTGTTCCAAGATTTGCAGGTGGTAGGCCATCAAAACTGACGGGAGATCAGAAAAAAGAAATGAAGGAATCGCTGGAAGCGAAGAATCTGTGGTATCTGAACGGCATTGTTGTTCTCATAAAGACAAGATTCGGTGTTGAATATTCAGAGCGTCAGGTTCGAAGGATATTGAAGGGCTTCAGGATGAAACACGCGAAACCGTATCAGGTTGATTACTGA
- a CDS encoding transposase, producing MGFFDESAPQTTANTARSWSFSKPEIVKDTSKHRTNIFGFYSFNGNSVVDFQDHSREENIIFFLKMTRELKPEKSIMIILYDFRPHHSKAVKESIGSLNMKLIFLPPYSPDLNPIEFICKSIKRVVSIASMESESDLKDTIKKSFMELLERLIYAKRSVMKFPTESITVR from the coding sequence ATAGGATTCTTTGATGAGTCTGCGCCACAGACCACGGCGAACACGGCTAGATCATGGTCCTTCAGCAAGCCCGAGATTGTGAAGGATACCTCAAAGCACAGGACCAACATTTTCGGTTTCTATTCCTTCAATGGCAATAGCGTTGTAGACTTCCAGGATCATTCCAGGGAAGAGAATATTATCTTCTTTTTGAAGATGACTAGAGAATTGAAACCTGAAAAGTCGATTATGATCATACTGTACGACTTCAGGCCCCATCATTCAAAAGCCGTGAAGGAGAGTATAGGGTCATTGAATATGAAACTCATATTCCTTCCGCCATATTCACCCGATCTTAATCCGATAGAATTTATATGTAAGAGCATCAAGAGAGTCGTATCCATCGCGTCAATGGAATCTGAAAGCGATCTGAAAGATACAATAAAAAAGAGTTTCATGGAGCTGTTAGAGAGGCTGATATATGCAAAAAGATCGGTAATGAAGTTCCCAACCGAAAGTATAACGGTGAGGTAA